From the Gavia stellata isolate bGavSte3 chromosome 22, bGavSte3.hap2, whole genome shotgun sequence genome, one window contains:
- the MRPS7 gene encoding small ribosomal subunit protein uS7m, with translation MAAPSAAGLARRLRAWLPRLTQVRWSRYNPSFLEPEVNKELYQKPWEELSEEEKEKLELKAVRPIKAAPPTVSSSVFSDPMISKFTNMMMKDGNKVLARSLMAQTLEAIKRKQLEKYHKAPEDEKETIECNPYVIFHQALKNCQPIIGLSSITRGGKTYQVPVPLKDNRRRFLAMKWLITECRENKHRRTLMPEKLSQELLQAFNNEGPIIKKKHVLHKTAEANRAYAHFRWW, from the exons ATGGCGGCGCCCAGCGCGGCGGGGCTGGCCCGGCGGCTGCGGGCCTGGCTGCCCCG GCTGACGCAGGTGAGATGGAGTCGCTACAACCCCAGTTTCTTAGAGCCAGAAGTGAACAAGGAATTGTATCAGAAACCTTGGGAGGAGCTgtctgaggaggaaaaggaaaaactggaGCTTAAGGCTGTCCGACCCATAAAAGCTGCTCCTCCCACTGTCTCCAGCTCTGTGTTCAGCGACCCTATGATCAG TAAATTCACCAATATGATGATGAAAGATGGAAATAAAGTGCTGGCCAGAAGCCTCATGGCTCAG ACTCTAGAGGCCATTAAGagaaagcagctggagaagTACCACAAAGCTCCAGAAGATGAGAAGGAGACAATTGAATGCAACCCTTATGTCATTTTCCACCAGGCTCTGAAAAACTGCCAGCCCATCATTGGGCTCAGCAGCATCACAAGAGGAGGCAAAACCTACCAG GTCCCGGTCCCTCTGAAGGACAATCGGAGGCGCTTCCTGGCCATGAAGTGGTTAATCACCGAGTGCAGGGAGAACAAGCACCGTCGGACACTGATGCCCGAGAAGCTCTcccaggagctgctccaggcCTTCAACAACGAAGGGCCCATCATCAAGAAGAAGCACGTGCTGCACAAGACGGCAGAGGCCAACCGGGCTTACGCCCACTTCCGCTGGTGGTAG